The DNA window GGCACCGTCACTACACTCGCTGGCAACGGCGTGCAGCGGCTGCTGGAGACCGGCCCGGCCCGCGTGGACGAGGACGCCGCCGGCTTTACCGGCCGCCTCAGCGAGCACCCGCTGGAGGTTTCCCTCAGCTCGCCCTGGGACGTGGTGTGGTCCGCCAAGCTCAACGCCGTGGTGGTTGCCATGGCCGGCGTGCACCAGATCTTCAGCCTGGATCCGCTGAACGGGGCCGTGTCGATCATCGCCGGCAACGGCCTGGAAGGGCTGCTGGACGGACCTGCCCACGAGGCATGGTTCGCGCAGCCTTCCGGCCTCGCCGAGGATGCCGACGGCAACGTCTGGGTGGCGGACTCGGAAACCTCCGCGCTCCGCAAACTCGTGATTGACGACGACGGCACGGTCACCGTTGAATCCGCCGTGGGCAAGGGACTCTTCGACTTCGGCTTCCGCGACGGCGAGGCTTCCGAGGCGCGCCTGCAGCACCCGCTGGGCGTGACGGTGCTGCCGGACGGCTCCGTGGCCATTGCCGACACCTACAACGGGGCGGTGCGCCGCTACGACCCCGCCACGCGCACCGTGTCCACGCTCGCACGCGGCCTGTCCGAACCTTCCGATGTCATTGTGGACCACACCCAGGTGGCCGGCTCCGAGCCGCTGCTGGTGGTGGTGGAGGCCAACAAGCACCAGCTGGTCTACGTGCCTATTCCGAAGGAAGCCCAGCAGGTGGACGAAGGCGCGGTGCAGACGCACCGGCCCAAGAGTCCCGTGGCCGCGGGGCCGCTGGAACTGACCGTCCGCTTCACGGCGCCGACCGGCCAGAAGCTCGACGACCGCTGGGGCGACCCCACGCAGCTGAAGATCTCCTCCACCCCGCCGGAGCTACTGGTGTCCGGCGGCGGAACCTCCGTAGGTCTGCTCCGCACTCTGGAGCTGTCCTCCGACGTTCCCGAGGGCGTGCTGCACATAACGGCCCGCGCGGCAGCCTGCGACGGCCCGGAAACCGAGGACGGGGAGATCCCCGACCACGCGGCGTGCCACCTGTACCAGCAGGACTGGGGCATCCCGGTGGTGCTGCAGGCGGACGGCGACACCGAGCTGGTGCTGGACCTCCGCGGCATGGACTAAGGTCCCCGCAGCCAAGATTGCTGAAGTGGCCCGGTTTTCGACCCCCAAGGCTTGAATTCCGGGCCATTTCCGTTGCTGCCGGGGTCAAAGCCGGGCCAGTTGCGCACGGCGCCGGCGCCGGGCTTGTCCACATAGCCCAGTTTGGCCTGTGTGCGGGCCGGGGCGGCGGACATTGTGGGCTTATGGACCCAACGGACATCCTCCAATCGGCCGGCGACGTACTGCTCACCCGGGACGTGCTGGCCCGGGGCTCCTCCGAGGCCGCCCTCCGCCGAGCCATCCGGCACGGCGATGTGGTCAGGCTGGAACGGGGCCTGCTGGCCGTCGCCGGAGCCGACCCGGAACTCGTGGCCGCCGGACGTTCCCGGGGCCGGCTCACATGCGCCTCGGCCGCCCCGAGGTACGCCCTCTGGCAGTTGCGTCCTGCAGCCCGGATGTCCTGCTCCACGCGCTCCTGTGCCGGCCGCCCCTGGAAGCGCTGGTGATGGTGGAATGCGCCCACAACTGGCTCGCGGCTCGCTCCGCTGGCCGCAGCCGGACCAGCCCGGTTATGGAGTCGCCAGCCGGCTGCAGGGGCAGTGATTTCCGTCGCGGGAGCCTGAAAACTGGGCCACTCCGGGCAGCCAAGGCCAGGGTCGGCGGCCTTAGAAGCTCAGGAGCGGAGTGACCTTGATGGTGTCGCCCTCGATGTCCAGGCGCGTGGTGAAGCTGAAGTCGTGGACCACGTTCAGGGCCGAAACCGCACCGGTAAAGAGGTCCACCTGCTGTGCGGTGATTTTGGCCTTGCCGTCCAGCGGTGCAACCACCCATTTGCCGTCGAACGGTTCAATGCTGATCTTCGGGTACTCGGTGATGCTCCACTTGATGGTCCCGTCCACCACCCGGTTGTTGGTGGCGTGGTAGAACGGGCAGTCAGGCTGAAGCCTTTGCTGCTTGTCTGCCTCCGCGGCGCACTTGTCAAGGAATTCCTTGACCCGGGTGGACACGGCTTGGTTCAGCTCATCCGTTGCCTGGGTCAGGAGGTTCAGCGGTGCCGTGGGGGAGTCCCGCCCGGATACGGTGGCGCTGGTGGCCGGCGCCGAGAAGAACTGGCCGTTCAAGGAGGCCTGGTACTCGCCGGGGTAGAACACGGCGAATGAGTTGCGGCCGCCGGGCATGTTCACCGGCACACCGTTGACTGTGGCCTCGGTGGAGTTCACCACAGTGACGTCCACCGTGGGCAGCGGTGCGGGCACGAATGCCCATTTGTGGAAGAACAGCCATTCAGTGCCGGTGCTTTCGAGCAGGAACTCGGTGTGCAGCTGGCTTCCGTCGATGGTGTAGTCCATGGGCACCATGACCCGGTTGCCGGTGCGCGCTACGGCGTCGCCGAGCTTCACGTTCGTGATGCGTGAGGCGGACGTCTGCAGCGCCGTGCCGTCGAGCATGGCGGGGTCGGCGTCCGGCACGGAAGCGCGGAGCAGGCCCAGGGCGCGCTCGCCCTCACCCTTCTGCAGGGCCTCGAGATATTCGCGTATTGGCTGCTGCGGACTGGCCACCGAGTTGTTCACAAGGTTGACCGAAACGATGGCTCCGACCACGGCAAGCATCAGGCCCAACAGCCACCCGGCCGCGGTCCTCACCAACGCTTGACTCATCTGCACGCACCTTACGTTACCTGCTAGTGCCGCGAACACAGGAGTAAGGGGCGCCGCCATGACGCCGGGAGGGCGCGAAAAAACGCCCGACGGCGGGGTGTCACCGCCCGGCCGGGCGGGCAGCGGCGCTAGCGGCGGCGCCGGGACGAGGTGCCGAAAACGCCCCGGAGGAGTTCCCTGCCCAGCTGGGTTCCCATTGACCGGACCATGCTCTTCAGCCCTCCGCCGAGGGCCCCGCCCAGGGCGCCGGTGATGTCCTCCATCATGCCGCCGCCGGCAGGGGGAGCGGAGCGCGGCGCGGGCGCGGACGGCTGTCTCTTATACACATCTAGATGTGTATAAGAGACAGCTGCTGGGCCGTCCCAGGATCTCCTCTTCGATGCGGCGGGCATCGGCGTCGACTGCCTGCGTGTCCAGGCTGCCGGGAACGAAAACGCCTGCGGAGGGAACCGGAGGCTGGCCCGGTGCTGCGGCGCCCGTGGAGGCGGCGGACTTGCCGGAAAGTTTCTCGTACGCGGAGATGTTGTCCACGGCGGTGCCGTACTTGGTGAGCAACGCCGAGTGCGCCACCGTGCCCTTAATCAGCTCATCGGCGCTGGGGCCCATGAGGGACTCCGGTGCGCGCAGGCGGGTCAACGCCACGGGCGTGGGCGCGCCCTTCTCGTTCATCACGGTGACCACCGCCTCGCCAATGCCGGCGGAGGTGAGTGTCTCCTCGAGGTCGTAGTCGCTGATCGGGAACGTGGAGACGGTGGCCTTGAGCGCTTTGGCGTCCTCCGGCGTGAACGCCCTCAGTGCGTGCTGTATGCGGTTGGCGAGCTGGCCGAGGACGTCGGCGGGAACATCCTTCGGTGTCTGCGTGACAAAGAAGATGCCCACGCCCTTGGAACGGATGAGCCGGACCGTGGTGGTGATGGCTTCCAGGAAGGCCTTTGACGCGTCATTGAACAGCAGGTGGGCCTCGTCGAGGAAGAACACGAGCTTGGGCTTGTCGAGGTCGCCGGCCTCGGGCAGGTCTTCAAAGAGGTCCGCCAGCAGCCACATCAGGAAGGTGGAGAAGACCATGGGCTTGGTCTGCAGGGTGGGGAGCTCGAGGCAGCTGATGACGCCGCGCCCATCGGGGGCCGTGCGGAGGAGCTCCGCGGTGTCGAACTCGGGCTCGCCGAAGAAGCGCTCCATGCCCTGCGCCTCGAGGGTCACCAGCTCGCGGAGGATGACGCCGGCAGTGGCCTTGGACAGGCCGCCCAGCTCCTTGAGCGGCTCCTTGCCCTCATCCGACGTGAGGAACTGGATGACGGAGCGGAGATCCTTCAGGTCGATCAGTTCGAGGTTGTTCTTGTCGGCGAAATGGAACACCAGCTGGAGGCTGGACTCCTGGGTGTCGTTGAGCTCCATGATCCGGGAAAGCAGGATGGGCCCAAAGGACGTGATGGTGGCCCGTACAGGGACGCCGTTGCCGTCCGCTCCGAGGGCCAGGAACTCCACGGGAAACGTCTTGCCGGCCCACTGCTGGCCGATGCTTTCGGTGCGCGCGGTCAGTTTTTCATTCCCGGGGGCGGCGGTGGCGAGGCCGGACAGATCGCCCTTGATGTCGGCCAGGAAGACCGGCACGCCCGCGGTGGAAAGCTGCTCGGCCATCATGTGCAGCGTGACGGTCTTGCCTGTGCCCGTGGCGCCCGCCACGAGCCCGTGCCGGTTCATCATGGACAGCGGGAGCCGGACCGGGGCGTCCTTGTGGAGTTCGCCGTCGACGATGGCGGCTCCCAGCTCGATGGTGGTGCCCTCCAGGACATAGCCTTTTTGGATTGTGGCGACTTTATCTGCAGTGGATTTGTTGGCCATGCCGCAAGCTTAGCGGCGGCCTGCCGCCCGGCGGCAGGGAACACGTGGTGAAAGTGTGGACAGCGTCACCCGGCCCCGCAGAAATAAGCCGGGAGCCGCCGTCGTTGTCAAAAGCGTGCCGGGGACCATTTACGGTCCCGGCCCGCCATGCCCCGCAACGAAAGGCCGGCTCCACCGTGACTGTTCCCCTCTCCATCCTTGACCTTGCGACCATCGGCAAGGGCCAGACAGCGGCGGAGAGCTTTGCCGGCAGCGTCGCCATGGCCCAGCTTGCGGAGAAACTCGGTTACCGGCGGGTCTGGTACGCCGAACACCACAACATGTCCTCGATCGCGTCCTCTGCCACGAGCGTCCTGATTGCGCACGTCGCGGCGAAGACGGAGACCATCCGGCTCGGGGCGGGCGGGGTGATGCTCCCCAACCATTCGCCGCTCACCATTGCCGAACAGTTCGGGACGCTGGCTACCCTGCATCCGGGACGCATCGACCTGGGGCTTGGCCGTGCCCCGGGCAGCGACCAGAACACCATGCGGGCGCTCCGCCGGGATCCCCAGTCGGCGGAGACCTTCCCGCAGGACGTCCTGGAACTGCAGGGATACCTGAGCGGCCCCACGCGCATCCAGGGTGTCGAGGCAACGCCGGGCAAGGGCACCAACGTGCCCCTCTACATCCTGGGGTCCTCGCTGTTTGGGGCACGGCTGGCCGCGCAGCTGGGCCTGCCCTTCGCCTTCGCCTCCCACTTCGCGCCGAATGCGCTGCAGGACGCCGTGGCCATCTACCGCCGGGAATTCCAGCCGTCCGAGCAGCAGGCCACGCCGCACGTCATCGCCGGTGTGAACGTGATCGCCGCCGATTCGGCACCGGAAGCACAGGACATGTTCCGGGCCACGCTGCGCGCCCGCGTCTCGCTGTTTTTCGGTGGCGGGAGGGAATTCACGGACGACGAAGCCGACATGGTCCTCGATTCCCCGCAGGGGCAGCACGTGTCCCAGATGATGAAGTATTCGGCGGTGGGAACGCCGGACGCCGTGATGGAGTACGTGGACGGGTTCGCCAAGCACGCCGACGCCGACGAGCTCATCGTGGCTCACCAGAGCACAGCGACGGAATCGCGTCTCCGGTCGGTGGAATTACTGGCCGAGGTTGCTGGCCTGGCGCGCGTTTAGCCCTCCAATAGAAATATTTTTTAGGGCCTCCGCGCGCGGCATCCGAGGCATAAACCTGCAGGTCAGGGTGCACTGGGTAGGAATGTGCACCGGGTTAATACGGGCTCAAATTAGCGCCATTCAACCGATATCTTTTGACTTCTACGCCGGGCAGAACTTAGCGTTAACATCGCAAGGTCTCAATTTGCTTCGGTAATGGGCGTTACCCCGCCCGCAATTCCGGGTGCTTTAAAGCTTCTGCAAAAGCAAGTGCAGATGCTGTGGCTAGCTGGTCCAATGTAGCGACGTCAAGATCACTACACCTGACAACCTCAACCGCGTGCGGTTGAGGTTTTTCGGCGCGCCTGATTCAGAAATCCACCGGATGGAATGCGCTCAGCTCCGTTCACAATCAGACCCAGGTAGAAATTATGAAGATCAAATCCACCGTTGCAGCCGCACTCATGACATTCCTCATGGTCAGCGGGCTGGTTGCAGGCTTCTCCGCCCCGGCCTCGGCCGCGGGCACCACCTACTACGTTAGTGCCGCAGGCAGTGACAGCAACGCGGGCACGTCCAGCGCGGCCCCCTGGAAGTCCCTGACGAAGGTCGGCCAGGCCTTCCTCAAGCCCGGAGACACCGTCAGTTTCCGCAAGGGCGACACCTGGACCGGGGGCATCGTGACCGCCCAGAGCGGCACCTCCGCGGCACCGATCACCCTGAACAGTTATGGAACCGGGAACGCCCCCACGGTGACCGGCGGCAAGTCGGGCAACTGCATCAGGATCAACGGAAGCTACACCACGGTTGACGGCCTGCGTGCCGTCGCCTGCGGTTACGCGGGATTCAGTCTCACCGGGGACCGCGACGTTGTGCGGAACTCCAGTGCCTCCAACAACGCCGTCGGCCTCAAGATCGGCGCCGGCTCCGATTTCGGCAAGTACACGGGGAATTCACTGACAAACAATAACGTCATGAATGTGAATACCCCCGGCACGAATTGTGGAACAGCGTCCGCGGTGAACTGCAGCGACGACTCCGGTGCCTTTGGCGTGCTGATCAACGGCAACGACAATGAGTTTTCCGGCAATACCGTCAGCGGTTCCACAGGGAAGTCCTACGACTTCAACCAGGACGGCGGCGCCTTCGAAATCTACAACGGCAACCGCAACAACATTCACCACAATGTGTCCGTGGACAATAACAACTTCTCCGAGCTTGGGAAGTCCTCCGGTACTGCGGACGGCAACATGTACCGCTACAACCTGGTCCGCTCAACCTGCGGAGCCAGCTGCTCCGAGGCCAAGGGGCTGATCGCCCGCGGAACCGGAACTTCCTTCGGCCCCACCAACGGCACGGTCTTCGAGTTCAATACGGTGTATCTGACCGGCTCGGTGTCCGAGGCTGTTGTTTGCCACGCGACCTGCCCGTCCTCAACCGTGGTCCGGGCCAACATCCTCGTCGGGGTCAAGAACGCCCTGTACATGAACGGTTCCGGCTGGACCGAGAAGCAGAACGTCCTCAACGGCCCGACGAACATCACGCCAAACAGCACGTCTACCAAGGCGCCGGCAGGATTCGTCAGCGCACCGACCGACTTCCACCTGACCAGCACCAGCCCGGCGATCGACCGGGCCGGGACCACCGCCTATACGCTCGACCTGGCCGGCGCTCCCGCCACCATGAACGGCGACTGCGCGGGAACCGCGGCTGCTGATTCGGGCGCCTACGAGTTCGATTCGCCCGCCTGCTAGCTTCAGGCACCTGCACCAAGAAATTTCCGGTCCGCCCGGGTCACGTTCGCTGTGGCCCGGGCGGATCTTTCTGTCCGTGCTGACGTTCCTGGCGCGGTGATTTTCAACAGCGTTACATTCCCGCAACGCCGGGGCTATTCTGATGTAACGACGGCACAGGAAACTGGGGGTAAGTCCCTCGCCGGACTTTTCTCGCGCATCATTGGGGATTATCCGAAGGACGTCGCCTGTGCCTACTCCGCTCAACCAGACCGTGGCCGATTCTGCGCTGCTGACAAAGTCCCTGCCGCTGGGCCTGCTGAGGGCCTTCGTCCAGTCGGAAGCCGCCGACGACGGCCTGACCCCCCAGCTGCTCGCCGAACTGAAGATCCTGGCCCGCACACCAACCCTCCTGGTGGCCTGCAATTACGGCGGTACCCTGTGCGCCGCGGAGGGGATTTCCACCGAAACGCTGCCGTTGGGCAGCGCCGCCATAGCGCTGCGTGCCCTGGCCGCGCTGCCGAATACGCATGCGGCGGTCATCTCCGGGAGGTCGTTGCGCGATCTGGCGGCAGTGTCCAGGCTGCCCGCCGAGGTGCATCTGGTGGGCTCGCACGGAGCCGAATTCGACATGGGATTCGCCCACGGGCTGTCCCTGGCCACCGAATCCGTGCTGCAGCAGGCCAACCAGGCCCTGATCGAATCCGTGGGCGCCTACAAGGGGATCAGCATCGAGCGGAAGCCGGTGGCGGTTTCGGTGCACACCCGGCCGGCGTCCGCGGCGATTACCGCCAAGACGGCGAAGAAGGCCGAGGAGGTGGCCCGTGCCCTGGGACTGTTCTTCATCGTGGACGGATCGGTGCTGGACCTGTCCGTGGTGGAGCCCTCCAAAGCCCCCGCCCTTGAACACCTCCGGTCAAGGCTCGGGGTCAGCGCGGCGCTGTAC is part of the Arthrobacter sp. KBS0703 genome and encodes:
- a CDS encoding LLM class flavin-dependent oxidoreductase — protein: MTVPLSILDLATIGKGQTAAESFAGSVAMAQLAEKLGYRRVWYAEHHNMSSIASSATSVLIAHVAAKTETIRLGAGGVMLPNHSPLTIAEQFGTLATLHPGRIDLGLGRAPGSDQNTMRALRRDPQSAETFPQDVLELQGYLSGPTRIQGVEATPGKGTNVPLYILGSSLFGARLAAQLGLPFAFASHFAPNALQDAVAIYRREFQPSEQQATPHVIAGVNVIAADSAPEAQDMFRATLRARVSLFFGGGREFTDDEADMVLDSPQGQHVSQMMKYSAVGTPDAVMEYVDGFAKHADADELIVAHQSTATESRLRSVELLAEVAGLARV
- a CDS encoding NHL domain-containing thioredoxin family protein, with translation MSETVRTHHRVRASELVGRNWLNTGGKSLDLEALRGKIVLLDFWTFCCINCLHVLDELRPLEEKYSDVLVTVGVHSPKFEHEADPVALAAAVERYEIHHPVLDDPELDTWKAYTARAWPTLVVIDPEGYIVAHLSGEGHADGLAVLIPELIAEHEAKGTLHRGNGPYVAPEPTSGTLRFPGKALYLPAGRGSIAGQPDGAAAAAGSWLVTDTGHHRLVELDTDFHTVLRTYGSGTKGYADGPGTNVDSVEPTAQFNEPQGLVLLPEDVAAKTGYDVVIADSVNHRLRGLSLAEGTVTTLAGNGVQRLLETGPARVDEDAAGFTGRLSEHPLEVSLSSPWDVVWSAKLNAVVVAMAGVHQIFSLDPLNGAVSIIAGNGLEGLLDGPAHEAWFAQPSGLAEDADGNVWVADSETSALRKLVIDDDGTVTVESAVGKGLFDFGFRDGEASEARLQHPLGVTVLPDGSVAIADTYNGAVRRYDPATRTVSTLARGLSEPSDVIVDHTQVAGSEPLLVVVEANKHQLVYVPIPKEAQQVDEGAVQTHRPKSPVAAGPLELTVRFTAPTGQKLDDRWGDPTQLKISSTPPELLVSGGGTSVGLLRTLELSSDVPEGVLHITARAAACDGPETEDGEIPDHAACHLYQQDWGIPVVLQADGDTELVLDLRGMD
- a CDS encoding type IV toxin-antitoxin system AbiEi family antitoxin domain-containing protein, which encodes MDPTDILQSAGDVLLTRDVLARGSSEAALRRAIRHGDVVRLERGLLAVAGADPELVAAGRSRGRLTCASAAPRYALWQLRPAARMSCSTRSCAGRPWKRW